The following nucleotide sequence is from Austwickia chelonae.
TGGTGCCGCCGACGGTCACGATGGCCTGACAAGCGGCCTGTTTCACCGCGCTCCACTGACCCATCGGATCGTCGGACTCGGGGCAGACGAAGGTGTAGTAGAGCGAAGCCCCGGCCGCATACACGTGGGAGACATGGCACATCACCAGGCAGCGTCGTCCGTCCTGCTCCAGAGCGTGCCGGATGGCCCCGCCGACCGCGGCGTGGAGAGCAGGCAGCCGATCCCAGGTCGTGGCCGTCTCCAAGGTGTCTGCGAGCACACGGTGGGACAACAGGTAGTCGCGGGTGTACGGGCCGGAGAAACGATGCTTCTCCCAGGCCTTGGCCACCGCAGAAGGAACCGACCGACCACCGGCCTTACGCAGCACCCCCTCACATGCGCTCTGCCTCGCCTTCACCAACGAGGGGTCGGTGCCCTCCCAGACCAGGATCAACAGCGCAGGATGCTCCATCCCCCGCAATGCGCAATACCTCAGCAACACCTGACCTGCCCGTCCGGCATGCTTCAGGTTGACCTCGGTCTCCTCCTCGTCCGACAGCCGACACACATCGGCGATGACCCCTTCACCGAGATCCTGGGCCAACGCCCGCAAGGCGTCGCAGCCGGCCTGATAGGACTCGAAGATCCAGGTCGCGTGACGTTTCGTCGTCGGCATCGGATGCACGCGCACCGAAGCCTCGGTGATGATCCCCAGCGTGCCCTCGCTGCCCAGCACCAGGTCCTGCAAACGGGGTCCGGCCGCCGACGCCGGACTCTGCCCGCCCAGCTGCAAAGTGCCGGTCGGTGTCACCATCGTCAGACCCAACACATGTTCGTCGGGCCGCCCGTACCCGGTGGAGGCCTGCCCTGCCGAGCGGGTCGCCAAGTAGCCGCCGAAGGTCGCTTCCTGATGGCTCTGCGGGTAATGCCCGAAAGTCATGCCGTGCGGACGCAGCGCCTGCTCGACGTCCGGCCCGCGCAGCCCTGCCTGGAAGACCGCGGTACGCGAGATCGGGTCGTAGGAGAGCATCCGGTCAAGCCGGCGCAGGTCCACGGCGATCACCCCGGTGAAGAGTTCCTCGGGGTTCTCGTCCGGCCCGGTCAGATCCGACTGCACCCCGC
It contains:
- a CDS encoding FAD-binding oxidoreductase produces the protein MVDALTRSVPRSVWHGWGDPTQVRPLAPAAWTFLGERLGVEPQAVPRKPVTIGEVRLPERQLTDEVRAELVEIVGGDHVREDRDSRVCHAGGKSWPDLFRAWTGDGSAAPDAVVLPRDEEQVGAVLQVCAHHRVAVVPFGGGTSVVGGVQSDLTGPDENPEELFTGVIAVDLRRLDRMLSYDPISRTAVFQAGLRGPDVEQALRPHGMTFGHYPQSHQEATFGGYLATRSAGQASTGYGRPDEHVLGLTMVTPTGTLQLGGQSPASAAGPRLQDLVLGSEGTLGIITEASVRVHPMPTTKRHATWIFESYQAGCDALRALAQDLGEGVIADVCRLSDEEETEVNLKHAGRAGQVLLRYCALRGMEHPALLILVWEGTDPSLVKARQSACEGVLRKAGGRSVPSAVAKAWEKHRFSGPYTRDYLLSHRVLADTLETATTWDRLPALHAAVGGAIRHALEQDGRRCLVMCHVSHVYAAGASLYYTFVCPESDDPMGQWSAVKQAACQAIVTVGGTITHHHAVGRDHRPYVAQEWGQVGVRAVRAIKQELDPVGILNPGKLIPDEAKDVT